From a region of the Mus pahari chromosome 12, PAHARI_EIJ_v1.1, whole genome shotgun sequence genome:
- the Tmem186 gene encoding transmembrane protein 186 translates to MAFLLRAVPRLQGPTAWRRPLQGLWCCPGQGDSKRWVGSRSPHSQEKSPGPETETFHTIYRFRAIRAIGFLSRLKLAQTAVTVVALPPGFYCYSQGLMTLSSLCLMSGVASFALAMLCWMSHFFRRLVGILYVNESGTLLRVAHLTFWGRRQDTYCAVSDMLPLSESQERVQDVFVRIQQYSGKQTFYLSLRYGRILDRERFSQVFGTPATPKNSK, encoded by the exons ATG GCTTTCCTCCTTCGAGCCGTGCCGAGGCTGCAGGGGCCCACTGCATGGAGGAGGCCTCTACAGGGACTGTGGTGCTGCCCTGGGCAGGGGGATTCCAAaaggtgggtagggagcaggtcTCCCCACTCACAGGAGAAGTCACCAGGCCCCGAGACCGAAACATTCCATACGATCTACCGATTCCGAGCCATCCGAGCAATTGGATTCCTCTCTCGGCTGAAGTTGGCACAGACAGCTGTGACTGTGGTGGCCCTGCCCCCGGGCTTCTACTGCTACTCACAAGGCCTCATGACCCTCAGTTCACTGTGCCTTATGAGTGGGGTCGCCAGCTTTGCCCTGGCCATGCTCTGTTGGATGAGTCACTTCTTCCGGAGACTGGTGGGCATCCTGTATGTGAATGAGTCAGGTACCCTGCTTCGAGTGGCCCACCTGACCTTCTGGGGCAGGCGGCAGGACACGTACTGTGCCGTGTCAGACATGTTACCCCTGTCAGAATCCCAGGAACGGGTTCAGGATGTGTTTGTGCGCATCCAGCAGTACAGTGGCAAGCAGACCTTCTACCTCAGCTTACGATATGGCCGAATCCTGGACAGGGAACGTTTCTCACAAGTGTTTGGAACCCCGGCCACACCGAAGAACAGCAAGTAG